The Endozoicomonas montiporae CL-33 genome contains a region encoding:
- a CDS encoding IS630 family transposase: MIYFADESSVRSDYHSGTTWAKKGCTPIVEATGARFSINMISAVSAEGTMRYMTIPGRFNTDVFICFLKQLVTSHDRPIIVVTDGHPAHKAKKVQKYIEQEPRLLGVHILPAYSPELNPDESVWGYLKSGHLGRMTLRTKGQFLRAVRTCLKSLQRLPRKIQGFFRSEHTAYACLETLV, from the coding sequence TTGATTTATTTTGCTGATGAATCAAGTGTCCGTTCTGACTATCACAGTGGTACAACCTGGGCTAAAAAAGGCTGCACTCCAATTGTTGAAGCAACAGGAGCACGCTTCAGTATTAACATGATTTCAGCGGTTAGCGCTGAAGGAACTATGCGGTATATGACGATCCCCGGACGCTTTAACACTGATGTGTTTATTTGCTTTTTAAAGCAGCTGGTTACTTCTCATGACCGCCCCATCATTGTTGTTACTGATGGCCACCCGGCCCATAAGGCAAAAAAGGTGCAAAAATATATAGAGCAGGAGCCAAGGCTGCTTGGAGTTCATATTCTGCCAGCTTACTCACCTGAGCTGAACCCGGATGAATCGGTCTGGGGTTATCTCAAATCAGGCCATCTTGGCAGAATGACGCTGAGAACCAAGGGCCAGTTTCTTCGAGCAGTGCGGACATGCTTGAAATCCCTGCAACGTCTCCCACGAAAAATACAGGGATTTTTCAGGTCAGAACATACAGCTTATGCATGTTTGGAGACTCTTGTCTGA
- a CDS encoding helix-turn-helix domain-containing protein, which produces MSKIDGRKIPHQVRESIRMQAVQQWLDGISVPELSELHATHLSCVYLWVNRYKEGGFDALKTRPIHGRPPKLNIDQQEQLTQIISLKNPTDFGFYKTMWTRDIVASVIKTEFNVSMHPAAVGKMLRRWGLSPQRPVRKAWQQDQKK; this is translated from the coding sequence ATGAGCAAAATCGACGGTCGTAAAATCCCACATCAAGTTCGTGAATCCATCCGCATGCAAGCCGTTCAACAATGGCTTGACGGCATTTCCGTTCCTGAGCTATCTGAACTTCACGCAACACATCTGTCTTGCGTGTATCTCTGGGTGAATCGCTATAAGGAAGGCGGTTTTGACGCTTTAAAGACTCGTCCAATTCATGGTCGCCCACCCAAGCTGAATATTGATCAACAAGAGCAGCTCACTCAGATTATTTCACTAAAAAATCCAACTGATTTTGGGTTCTACAAAACCATGTGGACAAGAGATATTGTCGCTTCAGTCATTAAGACTGAGTTCAATGTATCCATGCACCCTGCCGCTGTTGGGAAGATGTTGCGCCGCTGGGGATTGTCGCCTCAGCGTCCTGTTCGCAAAGCCTGGCAACAGGATCAAAAAAAGTAG
- the galE gene encoding UDP-glucose 4-epimerase GalE: MGFYDRRFCSYTPQKQRRNLYRKLTRKVLAHVNNLSNASQESLRRVEQITGKKVNFIKGDIKNQDLLDNIFATYPIETVIHFAGLKAVGESVSKPLEYYDNNVHGSSTLFKAMEQAGVRKIVFSSSATVYGQQPQESMPIKETASRSHTNPYGHTKLLIEDMLHYQHQAAVRSNSSWKVALLRYFNPIGAHPSGEIGEDPKGIPNNLMPYITQVSAGKRPYLRVYKGYNTSDRTGIRDYIHVVDLAKGHLKAIEKLQEVSGVHAWNLGVGEGYSVYQMLARIFHKRRQVPPNHLI; the protein is encoded by the coding sequence GTGGGATTTTACGACCGTCGATTTTGCTCATATACGCCTCAAAAACAGAGGCGCAATTTATACCGGAAACTTACTCGGAAAGTTTTAGCTCACGTCAATAACTTGAGTAATGCCTCGCAAGAGTCCCTTCGAAGAGTTGAGCAAATCACTGGAAAAAAGGTGAATTTCATTAAAGGAGATATTAAGAATCAAGATCTGTTGGATAACATTTTTGCGACTTACCCAATAGAAACTGTGATTCATTTTGCAGGCTTAAAAGCAGTGGGGGAGTCCGTTTCAAAACCACTGGAGTATTACGATAATAATGTCCATGGCAGCAGTACCCTGTTTAAAGCCATGGAACAAGCCGGTGTCAGGAAAATTGTTTTCAGTTCATCCGCCACAGTGTACGGGCAGCAACCACAAGAAAGCATGCCGATTAAAGAAACAGCAAGTCGCTCTCACACCAATCCTTACGGCCATACCAAACTATTGATTGAAGATATGCTCCACTACCAGCATCAGGCCGCGGTTCGATCAAACTCTTCTTGGAAAGTGGCTCTACTACGATACTTTAACCCGATTGGTGCTCATCCTTCTGGTGAAATCGGAGAAGATCCAAAGGGCATACCTAATAACCTGATGCCTTATATTACACAGGTTTCTGCTGGCAAACGCCCTTACCTCAGAGTGTACAAAGGCTATAACACTTCGGATCGCACAGGAATAAGAGACTATATCCATGTAGTGGACCTTGCCAAAGGTCATCTAAAAGCCATTGAAAAGCTTCAGGAGGTGTCCGGTGTTCACGCATGGAACCTTGGAGTTGGCGAGGGTTATAGTGTTTACCAGATGCTAGCCCGAATATTTCATAAAAGGAGGCAAGTTCCGCCCAATCACTTGATATAA
- a CDS encoding IS1380 family transposase, with protein sequence MGRPKESFGRSKPELAMPKSTQEQLRFHPSNGKTIRADFNGGELSSDFGTLLLRETILQSGLICKMTDAINDRRHQSYIDHSLKELLVQRVLQMACGYEDANDSNRLRKDPMFKLATGRNPLDSDNHLASAPTFTRLGQSMTRSDIYRMAEAFVHHFISSYKLPPPVIVIDLDHTPAITHGGQQMNLFNAKYQDYCYLPLMIFEGLSGKLITAILRPGKTPTGKENAAILERVIRLLRKKWPKTHLLVRGDSHFAQPELMWVVQNAPHSDYVLGKGAGHKTALRPKAKELLDEARQALKVKTELARLNNMPEPDRLRLYGEAEYQAKSWKGLDTRIIYKAEVNQKGDNPRFIVTSMKEASPEVIYEELYCPRGQDENFIKHLKSDLSGDRLSDQGFLANHLRMFYACAAYVLHYELRTKTLKGTELEKAQPSTVIMKLCKVAAIPDLYQKPPAIRL encoded by the coding sequence TTGGGTCGACCAAAAGAAAGCTTCGGAAGAAGCAAACCGGAACTTGCCATGCCCAAATCTACACAAGAACAGCTTCGTTTTCATCCCTCAAATGGAAAAACCATCCGGGCAGACTTCAATGGTGGGGAGTTATCTTCTGACTTTGGCACTCTGCTGCTACGGGAAACCATTCTGCAGAGCGGTCTTATCTGCAAAATGACTGATGCCATCAATGACAGACGCCATCAATCCTATATCGACCACTCCCTGAAAGAACTTCTGGTTCAGCGGGTTCTGCAAATGGCCTGCGGCTATGAAGATGCCAACGACAGTAACCGTTTGCGTAAAGACCCTATGTTCAAACTGGCCACTGGTCGCAATCCGTTGGACAGCGATAACCATCTCGCATCAGCGCCCACTTTTACCCGGCTGGGACAATCTATGACCCGCTCCGACATTTACAGGATGGCTGAAGCATTTGTGCATCACTTTATCAGCAGTTACAAGCTGCCACCTCCGGTGATCGTTATCGATCTTGATCATACACCGGCCATTACTCATGGTGGCCAGCAGATGAACCTGTTTAATGCCAAATATCAGGACTACTGCTACTTGCCCCTGATGATTTTTGAGGGACTCAGCGGCAAGCTGATTACGGCGATTCTTCGTCCGGGGAAAACCCCAACGGGCAAGGAAAATGCAGCCATTCTCGAACGGGTCATTCGGCTGCTTCGGAAAAAGTGGCCGAAAACCCATCTACTGGTTCGGGGAGACAGCCACTTCGCTCAACCGGAGTTAATGTGGGTGGTTCAGAATGCCCCTCATTCGGATTATGTCCTGGGCAAAGGTGCAGGCCACAAAACGGCTTTGCGGCCAAAAGCCAAAGAGTTGTTGGATGAAGCGCGTCAAGCTCTGAAGGTCAAGACTGAGCTGGCAAGACTGAACAACATGCCAGAACCTGATCGGCTCAGACTTTACGGGGAAGCAGAATACCAGGCCAAGAGCTGGAAAGGTCTCGATACCCGGATAATTTACAAGGCGGAGGTCAACCAAAAAGGCGACAACCCTCGTTTCATTGTGACGTCGATGAAGGAAGCTTCTCCAGAGGTAATTTATGAAGAGCTTTACTGTCCAAGAGGACAGGATGAGAACTTCATCAAACATCTGAAAAGTGATCTGTCCGGCGACAGATTGTCCGATCAGGGCTTTTTGGCTAACCATTTGAGAATGTTTTATGCCTGTGCCGCTTATGTTTTGCACTATGAGTTAAGAACCAAGACTTTGAAAGGTACGGAGCTGGAAAAAGCGCAGCCATCAACGGTGATCATGAAGCTCTGTAAAGTTGCAGCAATTCCCGACCTTTATCAAAAGCCCCCAGCTATCAGGCTTTAG